AAAACCTGCTCCGTAAATAGCACAAACTAGTCCTTTTGCCTCATTTTTCTCAAAATTCTTTACTCTTAGGGCGGCATCCTTCCAGAAATCACCCATCGCACTAATTACTTCTTCTAAACTCTTGTCTGGAGTTTGAGGCCTCTTTTGAGGAGTGGTTTTTTCTGCGACAACTACATATGCACCACGATGAGCAGTGTCGTCAATTTCTATAACCGAAAAATCATTATCAAACAAAAGCCTTTCTAATGAAGCCTTTGTAAAATGGTTTGGATGGTCAACAACAATTAAATCAGCAGGATTGGTTTGAGTATTAGGGATAATTGCATACAGCTTTCCACCGTCAATCAATACTTTCCTTATGCTCTGTAGTGTTTCACTTAACTTTGATATGTGTTCCAATGAGAAAAAAGAGGTCACTACATTAAAGTGATTATTCCAGTCTTCAGGGATTTTATAAGTCGCCCATTTTCCATCTTCAATAAACTCTTGCCAATAAGAAGTATATCTCTCACTTATGTCAAAAAGATATGGTGTAATAGAAAGCCCACGTCTCGTGAGTTCTCTCATTGTTGAGCTTTTAGCACATCCATAATCAAGCACACGACTGCCGTTTGGTAAAACTAATTTTTTCAGCATCGTTGTTACTTGATGCTGTGTTCTATATACAATTTCGCCATCTTCAACGATATATACCTGATCTTCTTCTTCGCTCTCAGCAAGGAAGTTATATGTTTCATCATAGTATGAGAGCTCATCTGGCATTTCTAAAGTCTGAATATGCTCACAACACGTACAATAATAAACTTCTGTTGGATACTCTACTGTAGTACAAACTGAAGTTATTGAAGTTGCTCCCGCTGTGTCATAAACCTTATTAATTAAGCTTGAATTACATACATTACATTTAATCATTATTTACTTTCCTCGTTGATGCATAGCTCTGGGTGAATATCTCTAAAGTCGACACCAGAAGCAAACCCACCCTTCCATCCGTGTGAAAGGCCCGTTTTTTCTAAATAGTTAAAATACCGAAATTGCATTGACCATAGAGCTCTATCGCTTTTATTAAATCCAGACGCATGGAGCAACAGAAAGTCTATGACTATTAAGTCGGTTGGTTTTGATAATGGTGCGATTTGATTATACTTATCAATTAAAGCAGACTCATTTTCGAGCACTAAAGAATAAGCACCCGTTCTTTCTTTGTGTTTAGGGTCATTTGTATAAACAGCTATTGGTCCCTCTTTATGTGATTCTGGGCAAATCGTGACAGGGCCTAACTCTTTTGTTACGCTAACTAAAGGCGACCAAAATACTAATCCATCAAGACTTCTAAGTTGAGCAGGGTATTCCTGATGCCAATTAGCCCTGAATTTCTCTTCAAATGGGTTGTTAATTCTCAAGCCATATCCTGCCGCCGCCACCCCAGGACAAGACTGCGGTCTAAGACTTTTAAATACATCCTCATTTTTTTGTGCCGAGACTAAACGAATAAAAGCAGGAATCTGTTTGACAGCATCATAAATTTCCCCTCCATAGGCCCTGTTTATTTTGATAATTTCCATGTATCCATTGTCAAACGTTGATGCCGAAAATGGTAGTCTGCAAATATTGATGTCATATTTATTTGCAATAATACCTATAATTTCATAAACACCTTTTTGAATATCGCTTATTTCACTCAATTCATAAAAATTCGGTAATATAAGATATCCATCGTTATTGAATGCTTCAATCTGACGCTCACTTAACAAGGCTTGATTACTCATATCTATTAACCTATTTGTAAAAATTTTTTAATTACATCTACCACTTGATCTTGCTCTTCAAGAGTAATATCAACAAAACTGGGTAAATTAATAGCTCTATTGGGGATGTCCCACGCAATAGTGTTTGACAATCTATTATTGAACATATCTAAACTGGATAAAGGGTAAAAAAACACACGCGCATCAATATTTTCTTCAGCAAATGCCGCTTGTAGCTTTTCTCGTGTGATGCCAGTAGATTTATCAAAAACGACTGTGGGCATCCAATAGCCATTAATCGTATTAGACTTTTCTGGGTTCATTTCGATGTTTGTTACTGCTGCTAATTGAGTTTTATAGTATTGAAAAACTTCACGCTTACGTCTTATTAAGTCTTCAATTCGCTCAATCTGGCCAAAGCCAATTGCCGCCTGAATGTTGGACATTTTATACTTAAAACCAATTTCATCTGGCCAAAACTGCTTTGTTTGTCCTTTTGCTCTTCCATGGTTTGAAAGCGTTAATACTTTTTCGTACAATTGAGCATCATTTGTAATGAATATCCCGCCTTCACCTGTCGTTAGCGTTTTTGTCCCATGAAATGAAAATGTGCCAAACTGACCAATAGTTCCCGCATGCTTGCCATGCCATTGGGAGCCAATGGCTTCTGCTGCATCTTCTATAATTGGTATGCCATGCTTTTGACCAATCGCCATTAACTTATCCATTTCACAAACGTTGCCATAGATATGCGTAGCTATAATTGCCTTTGTGTTAGGTGTAATTGCGGCTTCTATTTTTTCTGGGTCAATACACCATGTATCTTCTAGAATATCGACAAAAATAGGTTTGGCTCCTAAATACGTGATTGGTGCTGCTGTTGCAATCCAGTTAGTATCTGCAAGTATAACCTCATCTCCCAAACCAACGCCGATTGCTGCCAAACCCATATGCAGAGCGCCTGTACAGCTAGATGTCGCTATTGCATACTGAGCACCTGTGAATGCTTTGAATTTAGTTTCAAATTTTTCTATATATTCGTAACACTTTTCACCCCAACCATTTTTTGCTGCATCAGTTGCATAAGCAACTTCTAAATCGGTTATTGATGGTTTTGTATAATGTATTTTTGATTTCATAAAACTTCCAACTGTGGAACTGCAGTCACAAATTTGCCTGACCATGTTCTGACGTAATTTAATTGCTCCATTACTTCGCGCTTAAGATTCCAAGGTAAGATAAGGATGTAGTCTGGCTTTAATTCTTTGATTATATCTTCGTTCACTATTGGCACCCTGCTGCCCGGC
This region of Methylophilaceae bacterium genomic DNA includes:
- a CDS encoding methyltransferase domain-containing protein; its protein translation is MIKCNVCNSSLINKVYDTAGATSITSVCTTVEYPTEVYYCTCCEHIQTLEMPDELSYYDETYNFLAESEEEDQVYIVEDGEIVYRTQHQVTTMLKKLVLPNGSRVLDYGCAKSSTMRELTRRGLSITPYLFDISERYTSYWQEFIEDGKWATYKIPEDWNNHFNVVTSFFSLEHISKLSETLQSIRKVLIDGGKLYAIIPNTQTNPADLIVVDHPNHFTKASLERLLFDNDFSVIEIDDTAHRGAYVVVAEKTTPQKRPQTPDKSLEEVISAMGDFWKDAALRVKNFEKNEAKGLVCAIYGAGFYGSFLASNLNEFDSVKYFLDQNPFLHGTKLMGRPIIHPKELPKEIDVIYVALNPKHSKAIISEIECLSTRNISYFYI
- a CDS encoding DegT/DnrJ/EryC1/StrS aminotransferase family protein, with protein sequence MKSKIHYTKPSITDLEVAYATDAAKNGWGEKCYEYIEKFETKFKAFTGAQYAIATSSCTGALHMGLAAIGVGLGDEVILADTNWIATAAPITYLGAKPIFVDILEDTWCIDPEKIEAAITPNTKAIIATHIYGNVCEMDKLMAIGQKHGIPIIEDAAEAIGSQWHGKHAGTIGQFGTFSFHGTKTLTTGEGGIFITNDAQLYEKVLTLSNHGRAKGQTKQFWPDEIGFKYKMSNIQAAIGFGQIERIEDLIRRKREVFQYYKTQLAAVTNIEMNPEKSNTINGYWMPTVVFDKSTGITREKLQAAFAEENIDARVFFYPLSSLDMFNNRLSNTIAWDIPNRAINLPSFVDITLEEQDQVVDVIKKFLQIG
- a CDS encoding phytanoyl-CoA dioxygenase family protein; the protein is MSNQALLSERQIEAFNNDGYLILPNFYELSEISDIQKGVYEIIGIIANKYDINICRLPFSASTFDNGYMEIIKINRAYGGEIYDAVKQIPAFIRLVSAQKNEDVFKSLRPQSCPGVAAAGYGLRINNPFEEKFRANWHQEYPAQLRSLDGLVFWSPLVSVTKELGPVTICPESHKEGPIAVYTNDPKHKERTGAYSLVLENESALIDKYNQIAPLSKPTDLIVIDFLLLHASGFNKSDRALWSMQFRYFNYLEKTGLSHGWKGGFASGVDFRDIHPELCINEESK